A single genomic interval of Arthrobacter sp. NicSoilB8 harbors:
- a CDS encoding UDP-N-acetylmuramoyl-L-alanyl-D-glutamate--2,6-diaminopimelate ligase yields the protein MSELTAPDASAPSGHDSTPGFRPTAVAAVPLAVIGESIGVVVPGASSSVPVTGISLNSRAVHPGDLYVALPGATRHGADFVSQAVDAGAVAVLTDDAGARLLALSNDIPVPVLLAEEPRSVVGRLSALIYQSRPEGAAAPALFGVTGTNGKTTTTYFINSLLRALGKRTGLIGTIEILAGGEPIPSLLTTPESTDVHALLALMRERGLDAASMEVSSHAVSFHRVDAVVFDVAGFTNLTQDHLDLHGTMEEYFQTKARLFTPERARAAVVTVDDAWGRKLAAAAKIPVTTLATAGGHDADSAAGGTADWSVVQTTPRGLGTDFVLRHRDGAELRVHTGLPGGFNVANAALATVMVLAGGHDHAAVQAALDAGDPFTVAVPGRMQLVSTAPAAVVDFAHNPDALARALEAVRSPEPGSRVIIVFGATGQRDQGKRPAMGAIAARLADTVIVSDDDPHDEDAAAIRADVLAGARAAKDSEGLDCTVLEVFPRDAAILKAVELAAPEDVILVAGRGHEVWQEVKGVNLSLDDRVELRNALTARGFTVLEDHRIES from the coding sequence TTGTCAGAGCTCACCGCCCCCGACGCTTCCGCGCCGTCCGGCCACGACTCGACCCCGGGCTTCCGGCCCACTGCGGTTGCCGCAGTGCCGCTGGCAGTCATCGGTGAGTCGATCGGCGTCGTCGTTCCCGGGGCCTCCAGTTCCGTCCCGGTCACCGGGATCTCCCTGAACTCCCGGGCGGTCCACCCGGGGGACCTCTACGTAGCCCTGCCGGGCGCCACCCGGCACGGGGCCGACTTCGTCTCGCAGGCCGTCGACGCCGGCGCTGTCGCCGTCCTGACGGACGATGCCGGAGCGCGCCTGCTGGCGCTCTCCAACGACATCCCCGTCCCCGTGCTGCTCGCCGAAGAGCCGCGCAGCGTGGTCGGACGGCTGTCGGCACTGATCTACCAGAGCCGGCCCGAGGGCGCCGCGGCGCCCGCCTTGTTCGGGGTGACGGGCACCAACGGCAAGACCACCACCACGTACTTCATCAATTCCCTGCTTCGGGCGCTGGGCAAGCGGACCGGGCTGATCGGGACCATTGAGATCCTTGCAGGCGGCGAGCCGATTCCCAGCCTGCTCACCACTCCCGAATCCACGGACGTGCACGCCCTGCTTGCGCTCATGCGGGAGCGCGGGCTCGATGCCGCGTCCATGGAAGTTTCATCGCACGCCGTGTCCTTCCACCGCGTGGACGCCGTGGTCTTCGACGTCGCCGGATTCACGAACCTCACCCAGGACCACCTGGACCTGCACGGAACCATGGAGGAGTACTTCCAGACCAAGGCCCGGCTGTTCACCCCGGAACGCGCCCGGGCCGCCGTCGTGACCGTGGATGATGCCTGGGGCCGGAAGCTCGCGGCCGCCGCGAAAATCCCCGTCACGACCCTCGCCACGGCCGGCGGTCACGACGCCGACTCGGCCGCCGGCGGGACCGCTGACTGGTCTGTGGTCCAGACAACCCCGCGGGGACTCGGCACCGACTTCGTCCTCCGGCACCGCGACGGCGCCGAGCTGCGCGTCCACACCGGCCTGCCGGGGGGCTTCAACGTCGCCAACGCAGCCCTCGCCACCGTCATGGTGCTCGCCGGCGGCCACGACCATGCTGCCGTGCAGGCCGCCCTCGACGCAGGAGACCCCTTCACCGTGGCCGTGCCCGGCCGGATGCAGCTCGTGTCCACGGCCCCGGCGGCCGTGGTGGACTTCGCCCACAACCCCGACGCCCTGGCCCGGGCCCTCGAAGCCGTGCGATCCCCGGAACCCGGGTCCAGGGTGATCATTGTTTTCGGCGCCACCGGACAGCGCGACCAGGGCAAACGCCCCGCCATGGGCGCCATCGCGGCCCGGCTGGCCGACACCGTGATTGTCAGCGACGACGACCCCCACGACGAGGACGCGGCAGCCATCCGAGCGGACGTCCTTGCCGGGGCCCGGGCCGCCAAGGACAGCGAAGGCCTGGACTGCACGGTCCTGGAAGTCTTCCCGCGCGACGCAGCAATTCTCAAGGCCGTGGAGCTCGCCGCACCGGAAGACGTCATCCTCGTCGCCGGCCGGGGCCACGAGGTGTGGCAGGAGGTCAAAGGAGTCAACCTGTCCCTCGATGACCGCGTGGAGCTCCGGAACGCCTTGACAGCACGGGGATTCACCGTTCTCGAAGACCACCGGATAGAGTCCTAA
- the murF gene encoding UDP-N-acetylmuramoyl-tripeptide--D-alanyl-D-alanine ligase produces the protein MIALTAAEIADITNGRLAAEPGISPTSVVTDSREATAGSLYVAKPGESADGHDFVAAAFDRGAVLALVERDVADAAGANYPAVVVEDAVLAMGALAAETVRRIRARRAAAGAAFTVIGITGSAGKTTTKDLLAGIFAAAGAEGTTVAPQGSYNGEVGVPLTVFKADYDTRYLVIEMGATGIGHIQYLADMVRPEIGVVLGVGTAHAGEFGGIDNIAIAKGELVEALPASGTAVLNLDDARVAAMAARTRARVLGYTSGAAGIGQDHSGQADAAHADVVRAAVVRAEGVELNAAGHPEFELYLPGDPAPQGTKQQGTTQQGTTQHHVTAKLIGAHHIANLLAAAAAAHAAGIPGARIAASLSAQSAASRWRMERTERPDGVTVINDAYNANPESMRAALRTLAELGQGRRTWAVLGAMLELGPDSIREHMAVGTQVVRLNISRLVVVGREARSLYVSAVNEGSWGDECVFAETAEEAYELLQAELRPGDLVLFKSSNGIGLRHLGDRIALPPQAPQNTPERPAEGPAATATEGSAQL, from the coding sequence ATGATTGCACTTACAGCGGCGGAAATCGCCGACATAACCAACGGCCGGCTGGCCGCGGAACCGGGCATCAGCCCCACCTCCGTGGTGACCGACTCCCGCGAAGCCACGGCGGGATCCCTCTATGTGGCCAAGCCGGGGGAGAGCGCCGACGGCCATGATTTCGTCGCCGCCGCCTTTGACCGGGGCGCTGTCCTGGCGCTCGTGGAGCGCGACGTCGCCGACGCCGCCGGGGCAAACTACCCCGCCGTCGTGGTCGAGGACGCCGTCCTCGCCATGGGCGCACTGGCCGCCGAAACGGTCCGCCGGATCCGCGCCCGCCGCGCGGCCGCCGGCGCCGCCTTCACCGTCATCGGCATTACCGGCTCCGCCGGCAAGACCACCACCAAGGACCTGCTGGCCGGAATCTTCGCCGCCGCCGGCGCCGAAGGCACCACCGTGGCCCCGCAGGGGTCCTACAACGGCGAAGTCGGAGTCCCGCTCACCGTCTTCAAGGCCGACTACGACACCCGCTACCTCGTCATCGAGATGGGCGCCACGGGAATTGGCCACATCCAGTACCTTGCGGACATGGTCCGGCCGGAGATCGGCGTCGTCCTTGGCGTCGGCACCGCCCATGCCGGGGAGTTCGGCGGCATCGACAACATCGCCATCGCCAAGGGCGAACTCGTCGAGGCGCTCCCGGCCAGCGGCACCGCCGTGCTTAACCTGGACGACGCCCGCGTCGCCGCGATGGCCGCCCGCACCCGGGCCCGTGTGCTCGGCTACACTTCCGGCGCTGCCGGCATAGGCCAGGACCACAGCGGCCAGGCGGACGCGGCCCATGCCGATGTGGTGAGGGCTGCCGTGGTGAGGGCTGAGGGCGTAGAGCTGAACGCCGCAGGCCACCCCGAATTTGAGCTCTACCTGCCCGGCGACCCCGCCCCGCAGGGAACAAAACAGCAGGGAACAACACAGCAAGGGACAACACAGCACCACGTCACCGCGAAGCTGATCGGTGCCCACCACATCGCCAACCTCCTCGCGGCCGCCGCCGCCGCGCACGCGGCCGGCATCCCGGGCGCCCGGATCGCGGCCTCCCTCAGCGCCCAGAGCGCTGCCAGCCGGTGGCGGATGGAGCGCACGGAGCGCCCCGACGGCGTGACCGTCATCAACGACGCCTACAACGCCAACCCGGAGTCCATGCGGGCGGCGCTGCGGACGCTGGCCGAGCTGGGCCAGGGCCGCCGCACCTGGGCTGTCCTGGGCGCCATGCTTGAACTTGGCCCGGATTCCATCCGCGAGCACATGGCCGTCGGCACCCAGGTGGTGCGCCTGAACATTTCGCGTCTGGTCGTGGTGGGCCGGGAGGCCCGTTCGCTGTATGTCTCCGCTGTCAACGAAGGCTCGTGGGGCGATGAATGCGTCTTCGCGGAGACCGCGGAGGAGGCCTACGAGCTCCTCCAGGCCGAGCTCCGGCCGGGCGACCTGGTCCTGTTCAAGTCATCGAACGGCATCGGGCTACGCCATTTGGGGGATCGGATAGCATTACCCCCACAAGCCCCCCAAAACACTCCCGAGCGACCTGCTGAGGGACCTGCCGCAACCGCCACCGAAGGGAGTGCACAGCTGTGA
- a CDS encoding penicillin-binding protein 2, with protein MAQNTGKASKAKAPNATRRLRWGLGIMLTLLLVVGGKLFMVQGLDVGGMAEAALNNRLTPIELPAERGSILDSSGTVLASSVIRYNIVVDQTVNTKTDSFRRLETVNGKDELVKVTRDQGISELAGVLGMDRDALREALTGTQRYYIVAKDLKPDVEDKVSKLQIPGIVTEGTSKRVYPNGSVAGGIVGFLKDGTTGQAGLEQTQDEILKGTPGKRVFEIGADGLRIPVGVDELTPAINGKDIKLTLNSDLQYFSQQAIQSQKDKLGAEWGVIVVSDAKTGNIIAMADTDAPDPNDPGKVAAQDRGVRAVTASYEPGSVEKMITAAAVIEEGKSSPLDTFTIPPTYTVDGQTFSDAFEHGTEQRTLAGIVGYSMNTGTVMVGQRLSKEQRYGWLQKFGIGDAPDIGLPAESKGILTPADQWDGRQQYTVLFGQGVAQSTLQTVRAYQSIANDGVMLQPRLIDSYINPDGTEEKVPAKDPQQVVSKETAKQVRDILESAVTEGEIKEAAIDGYRVGAKTGTSESPCDDGKSGFCGFTASIIGMAPMDDPRFIVEVVLQRPKGSIYGITNGPVFRSVMSQTLRTFNVQPSTGEPVRLPQYAK; from the coding sequence GTGGCGCAGAACACCGGCAAGGCAAGCAAGGCGAAAGCCCCAAACGCCACCCGGCGGCTCCGCTGGGGGCTCGGCATCATGCTGACGCTCCTGCTGGTGGTCGGCGGCAAGCTGTTCATGGTCCAGGGGCTGGACGTCGGGGGCATGGCAGAAGCCGCGCTCAATAACCGGCTCACTCCGATCGAGCTGCCCGCGGAGCGCGGCAGTATCCTCGATTCCTCCGGTACGGTCCTGGCCAGCAGCGTCATCCGCTACAACATCGTGGTGGACCAGACGGTCAACACCAAGACTGATTCCTTCCGCCGGCTCGAAACCGTCAATGGCAAGGACGAACTCGTCAAGGTCACCAGGGACCAGGGCATCTCCGAGCTGGCCGGCGTGCTCGGCATGGACCGGGACGCGCTGCGCGAGGCCCTGACCGGAACCCAGCGGTATTACATCGTGGCCAAGGATTTGAAGCCCGACGTCGAAGACAAGGTCTCCAAGCTGCAGATTCCCGGCATCGTCACCGAAGGCACCAGCAAGCGGGTCTATCCCAACGGTTCCGTGGCCGGCGGAATTGTCGGGTTCCTCAAAGACGGCACCACCGGGCAGGCGGGGCTCGAGCAGACCCAGGACGAGATCCTCAAGGGAACGCCTGGCAAACGCGTGTTCGAGATCGGCGCCGACGGACTGCGCATCCCTGTGGGCGTGGACGAGCTGACGCCGGCGATCAACGGCAAAGACATCAAGCTCACGCTGAACTCTGACCTGCAGTACTTCTCCCAGCAGGCGATCCAAAGCCAGAAGGACAAGCTCGGCGCCGAATGGGGCGTGATCGTGGTCTCCGACGCCAAGACCGGCAACATCATCGCCATGGCGGACACCGACGCCCCGGATCCCAACGACCCCGGCAAGGTTGCCGCCCAGGACCGCGGCGTCCGGGCCGTCACCGCCTCCTACGAGCCGGGGTCGGTGGAGAAGATGATCACGGCCGCGGCCGTGATCGAAGAGGGGAAGTCCAGCCCGCTGGATACCTTCACCATTCCGCCCACCTACACCGTGGACGGGCAGACCTTCAGTGACGCGTTCGAACACGGCACCGAGCAACGGACGCTGGCTGGCATCGTCGGCTATTCCATGAATACCGGGACGGTCATGGTGGGCCAGCGCCTGAGCAAGGAACAGCGCTATGGCTGGCTGCAGAAGTTCGGCATCGGCGACGCCCCCGACATCGGCCTTCCGGCCGAGTCCAAGGGCATCCTGACTCCGGCCGACCAATGGGACGGCCGCCAGCAGTACACCGTGCTCTTCGGCCAGGGCGTCGCCCAATCCACCCTCCAGACCGTCCGGGCCTACCAGAGCATCGCCAACGACGGCGTGATGCTTCAGCCGCGGCTGATTGACAGCTACATCAACCCGGACGGAACCGAGGAAAAAGTCCCGGCCAAGGACCCGCAGCAGGTGGTCAGCAAGGAGACCGCGAAGCAGGTCCGCGACATCCTGGAGAGCGCCGTGACCGAAGGCGAGATCAAGGAGGCAGCGATCGACGGGTACCGGGTAGGTGCCAAGACGGGCACCTCCGAATCGCCCTGCGATGACGGCAAATCCGGCTTCTGCGGCTTTACTGCCTCGATCATCGGAATGGCGCCCATGGACGATCCGCGGTTTATTGTGGAGGTGGTCCTGCAACGGCCCAAGGGAAGCATCTACGGAATCACCAACGGACCGGTGTTCCGTTCGGTGATGAGCCAGACACTGCGCACGTTCAACGTCCAGCCCTCCACCGGCGAACCCGTCCGGCTGCCGCAGTACGCCAAGTAG
- the murD gene encoding UDP-N-acetylmuramoyl-L-alanine--D-glutamate ligase: MGGTPVTGPIPAPLTTSPRLEGLTTWDSDWSGLRVVVTGIGVSGFSAADTLIELGARVVVVDAATSAKALAQADTLRIVGAADVLLGEAAVESVPKIDGQKPDLVVTSPGWRPDQALLAAAARAHIPVWGDVELAWRLRERKGRKTADWLTITGTNGKTTTVGLTESMLQAAGLKAIAVGNVGTPILDALRDPVDYDVFAVELSSFQLHWSHSVSPLASVCLNVAEDHVDWHGSYASYLADKAKVYANTQRACIYNAEQIETERMVEDADVVEGCRAVGFTTLTPAISMLGVVEGLLVDRAFIAERKDSAAELASMSDLGSAAPRHMVANALAAAALVRAYGVEASAVRNGLLNYLPGDHRIQPVARHAGVLWVNDSKATNPHAASAALSAFQNVVWIAGGLSKGVNYDSLIQEHAHRLKAVVLIGADSSDLQAALKRHAPDVPVIGQAKGETEGVQTAGPAQADAGPSPIFSETVMAQAVASAAQLAASGDTVLLAPAAASMDQFSSYAHRGDAFIEAVRELVEGQAQTGEE; this comes from the coding sequence ATGGGTGGTACTCCTGTGACTGGCCCCATCCCCGCCCCGCTCACCACGTCGCCCCGGCTGGAGGGGCTCACCACCTGGGATTCGGACTGGTCCGGCCTCCGCGTCGTGGTTACGGGCATCGGTGTCTCCGGCTTCTCCGCCGCCGATACCCTGATCGAACTCGGCGCCCGGGTGGTGGTGGTTGACGCCGCCACCAGTGCCAAGGCGTTGGCCCAGGCAGACACGCTCCGGATCGTCGGCGCGGCCGACGTCCTGCTGGGCGAAGCGGCCGTGGAGTCCGTCCCCAAGATCGACGGGCAAAAGCCGGACCTCGTGGTCACGTCGCCGGGCTGGCGCCCGGACCAGGCCTTGCTCGCTGCAGCCGCACGCGCACACATCCCGGTGTGGGGCGACGTCGAACTCGCCTGGCGGCTCCGCGAACGAAAAGGCCGCAAAACTGCGGACTGGCTGACCATCACCGGCACCAACGGCAAGACCACCACGGTGGGCCTGACCGAGTCGATGCTCCAGGCGGCCGGGCTCAAGGCGATCGCCGTCGGGAACGTCGGGACCCCCATCCTGGACGCCCTCCGCGACCCCGTGGACTACGACGTCTTCGCGGTCGAACTCTCCAGCTTCCAGCTGCACTGGAGCCACTCCGTGTCACCGCTGGCCAGCGTGTGCCTCAATGTCGCCGAAGACCACGTGGACTGGCACGGCTCCTACGCCTCCTATCTGGCCGACAAGGCCAAGGTCTACGCGAACACGCAAAGGGCGTGCATCTACAACGCCGAGCAGATCGAGACCGAACGCATGGTCGAGGACGCCGATGTTGTCGAAGGCTGCCGGGCCGTGGGCTTCACCACCCTCACACCGGCCATCAGCATGCTCGGCGTCGTGGAAGGACTGCTGGTGGACCGCGCGTTCATCGCCGAACGCAAGGACAGCGCGGCAGAACTCGCCTCGATGTCCGACCTGGGCTCGGCCGCCCCCCGGCACATGGTGGCCAACGCGCTGGCTGCGGCTGCCCTGGTCCGCGCCTACGGGGTGGAGGCGTCCGCGGTCCGCAACGGACTGCTGAACTACCTTCCTGGAGACCACCGGATCCAGCCGGTGGCCCGGCATGCGGGTGTGCTCTGGGTCAACGATTCCAAGGCCACCAACCCGCACGCCGCCTCCGCCGCACTGTCCGCGTTCCAGAACGTGGTGTGGATCGCGGGAGGCCTGTCCAAGGGTGTGAACTACGACTCCCTGATCCAGGAACACGCCCACCGGCTCAAGGCCGTGGTCCTGATCGGAGCGGACTCCAGCGATCTGCAGGCCGCCCTGAAGCGACACGCGCCGGATGTCCCCGTGATCGGGCAGGCGAAGGGCGAGACTGAAGGTGTGCAGACTGCCGGACCGGCCCAAGCCGACGCAGGCCCTTCGCCGATCTTCAGCGAGACTGTGATGGCCCAGGCGGTTGCCTCGGCGGCGCAGCTGGCCGCCTCCGGGGACACTGTGCTGCTGGCACCGGCGGCTGCTTCCATGGATCAGTTCTCTTCCTATGCTCACCGTGGCGATGCCTTCATCGAAGCTGTCCGCGAGCTCGTGGAAGGGCAGGCTCAGACCGGCGAGGAGTAA
- a CDS encoding DUF3040 domain-containing protein has product MPLSEHEQKLLEQLEKQLHEDDPKFASSMGSVPGRSWSTRHLVIGVLATLAGVLLLLVGVSMQNIFVGVLGFVVMGAGVYFATMRSSAVGKAKAAGGRKQGKPRSSFMSNLEQRWDERHRGEP; this is encoded by the coding sequence ATGCCGCTCTCGGAGCACGAACAGAAGTTGCTGGAGCAACTTGAGAAGCAGCTGCATGAAGACGATCCCAAGTTCGCCAGTTCCATGGGATCGGTCCCCGGGCGATCTTGGTCCACCCGCCACCTCGTCATCGGCGTGCTCGCCACTCTCGCAGGCGTGCTGCTGTTGCTAGTGGGTGTGTCTATGCAGAACATCTTTGTCGGGGTTCTTGGCTTTGTGGTCATGGGCGCCGGCGTGTATTTCGCCACAATGCGCAGTTCGGCGGTCGGCAAGGCCAAGGCAGCCGGCGGGCGCAAGCAGGGCAAACCCCGGAGTTCGTTTATGAGCAACCTTGAGCAGCGCTGGGACGAACGGCACCGGGGCGAACCTTAA
- the rsmH gene encoding 16S rRNA (cytosine(1402)-N(4))-methyltransferase RsmH codes for MTDPDQAKPTSERHVPVLKDRCINLLAPGFEAARSRGETPVVIDATLGMGGHSEALLQRFEDLHLIGIDRDEEALALAGERLKPFADRIDLVHAVYDEIPDVLEDLGFTEVHGVLMDLGVSSLQLDERERGFAYSFDAPLDMRMDTSRGQTAADVVNNYSEEDLVRIIRKWGEEKFAGRIANRIVAARADKPFTTTGELVEQIRSVVPAGAAKSGGHPAKRTFQALRIEVNEELDVLERAIPAAIEAIAVGGRVVVMSYHSLEDKIVKGFFQAGSKSSAPLGFPVELEEHKAELKTLTKGTEVPTAAEIAENPRAASARLRAVERIKARRAA; via the coding sequence ATGACGGATCCCGACCAGGCGAAGCCTACGTCCGAACGCCATGTACCGGTCCTCAAGGATCGGTGCATCAATTTGTTGGCCCCTGGTTTCGAAGCTGCCCGGAGCAGAGGCGAGACTCCGGTGGTCATCGATGCCACGCTCGGCATGGGCGGCCATTCCGAGGCCCTCCTCCAGCGTTTTGAAGACCTTCACCTGATCGGCATCGACCGCGACGAGGAGGCACTGGCCTTGGCGGGGGAGCGGCTGAAGCCCTTCGCGGACCGGATCGATCTTGTCCACGCCGTCTACGACGAAATCCCGGACGTCCTTGAGGACCTGGGCTTCACCGAAGTCCACGGTGTGCTCATGGACCTTGGCGTCTCTTCCCTTCAACTGGACGAACGGGAGCGCGGCTTCGCCTACTCCTTTGACGCCCCGCTGGACATGCGAATGGACACGAGCCGCGGCCAGACCGCGGCCGACGTCGTCAACAACTACAGCGAAGAGGACCTTGTCCGGATCATCCGGAAATGGGGCGAGGAAAAGTTCGCCGGCCGCATCGCGAACAGGATTGTTGCCGCGCGCGCCGACAAGCCCTTCACCACTACCGGGGAACTCGTCGAACAGATCCGTTCCGTGGTGCCCGCGGGTGCCGCCAAGTCCGGCGGACATCCCGCCAAGCGCACGTTCCAAGCACTCCGGATCGAGGTCAACGAGGAACTGGACGTGCTCGAGCGTGCCATCCCGGCAGCGATCGAGGCCATCGCAGTAGGCGGCCGCGTCGTGGTCATGTCCTACCACTCCCTTGAAGACAAGATCGTCAAGGGCTTCTTCCAAGCCGGATCGAAGTCCTCCGCCCCGCTCGGCTTCCCGGTCGAGCTCGAAGAGCACAAAGCCGAACTCAAAACCCTGACGAAGGGCACCGAGGTGCCCACCGCCGCTGAAATCGCTGAAAACCCCCGCGCAGCTTCCGCCCGGCTGCGCGCCGTCGAACGCATCAAAGCCAGGAGAGCAGCATGA
- the mraZ gene encoding division/cell wall cluster transcriptional repressor MraZ, with translation MFLGTHSPRLDEKGRIILPAKFREELASGLVLTRGQERCIYVFSEAEFGRVHEQMREAPISSKQARDYIRVFLSGASDEVPDKQGRVTIPPALREYAGLGRELAVIGAGSRAEIWDAQAWSEYLAEKETAFSETDDAIPGIL, from the coding sequence GTGTTTCTCGGCACACATTCGCCACGTCTGGACGAAAAAGGTCGGATTATCCTCCCTGCGAAGTTCCGCGAGGAACTTGCAAGCGGGCTGGTTCTCACAAGAGGCCAGGAGCGTTGCATCTACGTCTTCAGTGAGGCGGAATTCGGCCGGGTTCACGAGCAGATGCGGGAGGCTCCAATTTCCTCCAAGCAAGCACGTGACTACATCCGTGTTTTCCTCTCTGGAGCCTCGGACGAGGTACCTGACAAGCAGGGGCGCGTGACGATTCCGCCGGCGCTCCGGGAGTACGCAGGTCTAGGCCGGGAACTCGCCGTCATTGGCGCAGGGTCCCGGGCGGAGATCTGGGACGCCCAGGCCTGGAGTGAGTACCTGGCCGAAAAGGAAACCGCCTTCTCGGAGACCGACGACGCAATCCCGGGGATTCTCTGA
- the mraY gene encoding phospho-N-acetylmuramoyl-pentapeptide-transferase, which translates to MIALLMGAGMALFLAFAGTPLFIRFLVRKGYGQFIRDDGPTSHHTKRGTPTMGGAVVVVAVLVSYGLTHLIMWLMNPHSPGPSVSGLLLLFLMVGMGLVGFLDDFIKISKQRSLGLNAKAKLILQAAVGIIFAVLALNFPNSAGLTPASTQISLVRDIPWLNLAFAGTVLGAILFVLWSNLIVTAATNGVNLTDGLDGLAAGASVMVFGAYTLMGIWQSNQACGSPRQAGSGCYSVRDPLDLALLAAILSAAMVGFLWWNTSPAKIFMGDTGSLAIGGAVAAFAILSRTELLLAFIGGLFVLITLSVIIQVGYFKLTKGKRFFKMAPLQHHFELKGWAEVTVVVRFWILCGLFVAAGLGIFYAEWVVLL; encoded by the coding sequence GTGATTGCACTGCTGATGGGCGCCGGAATGGCGCTGTTCCTCGCGTTCGCGGGCACCCCCCTGTTCATCCGGTTCCTGGTCCGCAAGGGCTACGGACAATTCATCCGCGACGACGGACCCACGTCCCACCACACCAAGCGAGGCACGCCCACCATGGGCGGCGCCGTCGTGGTCGTGGCGGTTCTCGTCAGTTACGGGCTCACTCACCTGATCATGTGGCTCATGAACCCGCACTCCCCGGGGCCGAGCGTTTCCGGGCTGCTGCTGTTGTTCCTCATGGTGGGCATGGGGCTTGTGGGCTTCCTGGACGACTTCATCAAGATCTCCAAGCAGCGCAGCCTGGGGCTGAACGCCAAGGCCAAGCTGATCCTCCAGGCCGCCGTCGGCATCATTTTTGCCGTGCTTGCGCTGAACTTCCCGAACTCCGCAGGCCTGACGCCCGCCTCCACCCAGATCTCGCTGGTGCGCGATATTCCCTGGCTCAACCTGGCCTTTGCCGGCACTGTGCTTGGCGCCATCCTGTTTGTCCTGTGGTCCAACCTGATCGTCACCGCCGCGACCAACGGCGTGAACCTCACCGACGGTCTCGACGGCCTGGCCGCCGGCGCCTCGGTCATGGTGTTCGGCGCCTACACGCTCATGGGCATCTGGCAAAGCAACCAGGCCTGCGGGTCCCCGCGGCAGGCAGGCAGCGGCTGTTACTCGGTCCGCGACCCCCTGGACCTGGCCCTGCTGGCCGCCATCCTCAGCGCGGCAATGGTCGGCTTCCTGTGGTGGAATACCTCGCCCGCAAAGATCTTCATGGGCGACACCGGGTCCCTGGCGATCGGCGGCGCCGTCGCAGCCTTCGCCATTCTCTCCCGCACCGAACTGCTGCTGGCCTTCATCGGCGGCCTCTTCGTGCTCATCACCCTCTCGGTCATCATCCAGGTGGGCTACTTCAAACTCACCAAGGGCAAACGGTTCTTCAAGATGGCACCGCTGCAGCACCACTTCGAACTCAAAGGCTGGGCGGAAGTGACGGTGGTGGTCCGGTTCTGGATCCTCTGCGGCCTGTTCGTCGCCGCCGGCCTGGGCATCTTCTACGCAGAATGGGTGGTACTCCTGTGA